A single genomic interval of Coregonus clupeaformis isolate EN_2021a chromosome 36, ASM2061545v1, whole genome shotgun sequence harbors:
- the allc gene encoding allantoicase, whose amino-acid sequence MADRKAVKMVSGQPDFLQFNNLACETAGGKVIFATDEWFAPASNLLKREPPEFIASAFTEYGKWMDGWETRRKRIPGHDWCIIQLGVPGIIHGLDVDTSFFTGNYSPSASLQAASLEEDPALTLEGDRTGMAASESQFEAVAKLHSESWEELVPVTDLKPGYSDTCHNYFPITYPSRVTHLRLNMYPDGGIARLKVYGVGQKDWSAMPTQDQVDLVALVNGGVCLGYSDAHFGHPRNMIGLGRSANMADGWETARRLDRPKNLQVDGKGILQVPGYEWAVLRLGHPGVISQIEIDTNHFKGNFPDSCKMEACYLTPEEEGKYVSGRWSSDPGNKWRVLLHPQKLEAHHRHIYSCDSLPLSGPVSHVRLVIAPDGGVSRLRLWGRPTSTRHTSKL is encoded by the exons ATGGCAGACCGAAAAGCAGTGAAAATGGTAAGTGGTCAACCGGACTTTCTGCAGTTTAATAACCTGGCCTGTGAGACAGCTGGAGGAAAA GTTATTTTTGCTACAGACGAATGGTTTGCACCAGCTAGCAATCTTTTGAAG AGAGAGCCACCAGAGTTCATAGCGTCTGCATTCACTGAGTACGGAAAATGGATGGATGGCTGGGAGACAAGAAGGAAAAGAATACCTG GTCATGACTGGTGCATCATCCAGCTGGGTGTACCTGGCATCATACATGGCCTGGATGTGGACACATCCTTCTTTACTGGAAACTACTCGCCCTCTGCCTCTCTTCAGGCTGCAAGTCTGG AGGAGGACCCAGCATTGACCCTGGAGGGAGACCGCACTGGCATGGCTGCTTCCGAGAGTCAGTTTGAAGCAGTTGCTAAG TTGCACTCTGAGTCGTGGGAGGAGCTTGTTCCTGTGACAGATCTGAAACCTGGATACTCTGACACCTGTCATAACTACTTCCCAATCACCTACCCCAGCAGAGTCACCCACCTGCGACTCAACATGTACCCAG ATGGGGGGATTGCTAGACTGAAGGTCTATGGCGTTGGGCAGAAAGACTGGTCTGCCATGCCCACACAGGACCAGGTGGACCTGGTGGCGCTGGTCAATGGTGGGGTCTGTCTGGGCTACAGCGATGCCCACTTTGGCCACCCACGGAATATGATTG GTTTGGGAAGATCTGCAAACATGGCTGATGGATGGGAGACAGCCCGTCGACTAGACAGACCCAAAAACCTACAG GTGGATGGGAAGGGCATCCTACAGGTACCAGGTTATGAGTGGGCCGTTCTCAGACTGGGGCATCCCGGAGTCATCAGCCAAATTGAGATAGACACCAACCACTTCAAAG GAAACTTCCCAGACTCCTGTAAGATGGAAGCGTGCTATCTGACCCCCGAGGAGGAGGGGAAGTATGTGAGTGGCAGGTGGAGCAGCGATCCGGGAAACAAATGGCGGGTGCTTCTGCACCCTCAGAAA CTCGAGGCCCATCACAGGCACATTTACTCATGTGACTCGCTGCCGCTGTCTGGGCCGGTCAGTCACGTGCGTCTAGTCATCGCCCCAGATGGAGGGGTCAGCAGACTAAGACTCTGGGGACGTCCGACTTCCACAAGACACACCTCCAAACTGTGA